From Phaenicophaeus curvirostris isolate KB17595 chromosome 2, BPBGC_Pcur_1.0, whole genome shotgun sequence:
ATGCATTATGAGTCCTTCAGAAGAACAGAACacagtaggttggaaaagacagttAAGATTATTGATTCCAACCacaaacctaacactgccaactctaccactaaaccatgtctctaagTGCCACACCTAcacatcttctaaatacctccaaggatgttgactcagcagcttccctgggcagccagttccagtgcttgatagccCTTTTGGTGCAGCAATTTTCAAATTAACCAATTTGAACCTCtgctggcacaacttgaggccattccccctcatcctatccgtTGTCACTTGGTTGAAGAGACCACCAtctacctcactacaacctctaTTCCAGCAGTTGTAGACaggaatgaggtctcccttcagcctcctcttttccaggctaaaccccaggttcctcagctgctcctcataacccttgttcttcagccccttccccagctccgttcccttctctggacacactccagcccctcaatgtccttcttgtagtgaaacTGAACACTGAGaagtaagaagaaaacaaatccttCCACCTTTTGTGCAAAGCAAATTTGAAGTTGGGAAACTGCTTTAATCTTTGGCAGTTCCTAGCACTGCAGGCTTGGTTTGCCGAGATATCAAACCAACGAGAGGTAGTTCTTTATGTGCATGCAGATGTAACAATAACAAGAATTCCTAAATAATGTTATGGACCGCATAGCCACAGAagttgttcatagaatcatagaattacttagctggaaaagacctttgagatcatcaagtccaactgtgcctgactactactaaatcatatccctgatcacctcatctacctgtcctttaaacccctccagggatggggactccaccacctccctgggcagcctctgccagggcctgacaaccctttctatgaagacatttttcctcatgtccaatctgaacacaccctggtgcaacttgaggccattccctctcatcctattgcctatAAATGctgtgttgttcagcctgctcTTGTCCTTAACAATAGGAACCACCTCTATCAAACAAGGGAACAGTATTATATTCTACTTGCTTGGCAGATTTCTCCTATCTCTGTTTACTGTTTCAGAAAGCTGATGCTGCTGCCAGCCTGAGTAGTATTGTGACAATTTTATCCTATGCATAACTTATTTCTTATAGCAGTCTGACAAGCAAGTAGTATCCCTACATCATGGCCACTCCTAAGCAGTAAGGACTGGGTTTGGAGCAGCAACCAATACAAGTGATCCTACTACCAGTCTCCTAAATGAATTATTTCTCTGTGGGGCGGTGATGCCATGTGCAATGAGAATTCAGCTTTCcgattcttctttcttttgtgaaTAGTGAAGTGGCTTCACgattttaaaaagaactaaCTCCACAGATCCTTCTGATTTGTTCATACGTAAGCCAGAATACCAGTGACCAAGGAGCCTGTGAAAGCAAGGGCTGAAGTTAGAGGCTTAAAACAGAAGGGACCCAATAAATAGATTCAACTGTCCATTAGATTCAACTGTCTTCTCttaaaaatcttattattaAGCTCAGCCGTGTATATTATGGTTTTCATACAAAAACTGTATGGTTGCATATGGTTAGGGCTACCCAAGACaccaaaatctttttttttttagcttgccAACCCATACATGTTTGACCTGAAATATTTCATACTTGGGGGCTACTTCAGGCTGaatgctttttaaagtttttaaaggATTTACTTGTTCTAACCTTAATTAGAAATTTGCACCGTTCTCATTGCACAGAACTTACCTCCTGCACCCATTTAGCTGAGATGCTCTGATTTGTTTTTGTTGGCAATAGACTGGTGTTTGGCAAAGGGCTGCCTTGTGCCTAGGAAACACCTTTTCCTGCTCCTCTGAAACAGCTGCTAAACATTCCCCAAATTACAAGCCTTTGGGAAGCTTAAGTTGACGTATCCTCCACGGAAGCTTTTAGTTTAGTAGTAAACCTGAAAGACCCCATCAATACTGAATGTGCTGCAGCTCAGGGACGCAGGGATGGAGCAAATGAGCAGAACCTTCCTGTAACTGCTTGTAGCGGAGGCTGTGGCCACTGTTGTGTTcagggaaatcatagaatcattaggttggaaaagacctttgaggtcatcaactCCAACAATGCCTCGGCACTgagatcagactgacaggcctgtagttccctggatcctctctccagcccttcttgtaaacacgtgtaacatctgccagcctccagcccaatggaacttccccagtcagccagggctgccggcaaatgatggaaagaggtttgacaagcacctccaccagctcccttaatacccttgaGTGGATCcgatccagccccatagacttatgaatgTCTAATGtgcctagcaggtctctaaccatttccttttggatttagggagctttgttctgcttttcctccccaTCTTCTGGCTCGTGAGATTTAGTACCCAGGGAACATCTCACCTTACTATTaaggactgaggcaaaaattAGAGGAGAGAGGCTTTTGCCTTCGATCATAGTGCTCAATCTGGTTATTTAAAGTGTCAAGACCATGAAGCCAGCTGGCAGAGCATGGGCATAGCCATACTGTTAAATTCTTATAgacttaatgaaagaaaaaaaaaaaaaaagatggtcaCATCTAAATTTGGTATTGGGAATTGTCCCTTGCCCAAACTAACAGTCTAGACAGCCAAGCTGCAGTTCCCAGGCTCCAACTTGCTGCTTGGCTTAGTTGTACCAATGTAGCTTTAACAGCccaggaaagaaggagagagcCACCAGCCTGAATACAAGGGGGACAAAAGGGAGATGTGGGATGGAGCAGGAATAAAGCAATTCTGGGATCAGGAGAGGAGAGTGAAAGCAAGATAGATGCAAAGGGAGTCCAGGTCTGGGaacaagaaaggaagaaaggagagtttaggaagggaaaaaggagggagcctgaaactgtaaaacaaaagcaaggaaaataattagaagTTAGGCAGGACaatattttcctaattaaaGAGATGCAAGATGTGGGGGAAGTGACACTGCATGTGGTTGGGTCATCCACGACATTCAGCTATGCTGACTACAATTAAATAAGTGGAGAGATGCAAACAGTTTTAGAGAAGTGCTGACACTGAACTCCTTTACGCTTTAATGCCACGTTGTTGAACTGTATTGTTAAGAAAGTTAAAAGGCACTTACCATTCGCATCCAGGTTGGTATAAAGCCTTTGTACAGAGACATAAACCCTTCCCCCTGTACAGTTTGAATCAAGCAGTCCATAGAAGACTTATACAGCAGACCCCTGGCAGTGTGCAAGGAGAACAAACACCGTGAGGATTACAAATACACAATTTAACACCAGCCACCCCTGAAAAAGAATCTGGATCAGATACATTTATACAAGCCTTTTTTAGCTCACTGAAGTCTCCTAAGACCTGAAATCCACTGAGTAATTGGGTTTGTTTAGGTGGCCATCAGAACAACCCCCCCGGACATGTGAACCTAAACCAATGAAATGATCATTAGAAAGGTGAAGAGCAAACTAGAGACTTAGCACTTTACTCCCAGTGAAATCAGTAAGACTCTATTTGAATTTTCTACTGAAAAGTCCGTCTCTGAAGTGTCTGTACCTTCCCTGCTTATCTCTCGGCTGGTTCATTATTCGGGTTTTGACCACATCAGCAGGAGTTCCCAAAACAGCAGCCACCAGGCCAGAACAGCAACTGTCAACAGCAACAGACACTTCAGGAAGAAGCCAAGACTTACCATGAAAATTTAAGCATCACGATTCCAGTTCTAATAACATGTAATACAATATATTAAAACAGttatcataaaatcatgaatAATACCTCATAACTTAACAGAAACGTGATTTAGGAGAAGGCTCGCTAGCATTGCTCTCACTGAGATGTCCTCCCAACACCAGGTTCCCTCACCTCTTTGTGCAGTTCTAGGGCAGGGATAAAGGACCCGCAAGAGGCAATTTATTATATTGTTTATATAAAGCAGATTTCTTCATAATTTAAAGGAGTAAAAGAGGTGGTTCTGCAGAGTTTATACCGTTCATTTATACAGTTTGCTAAAATTTAAACTAGGTTAGATAAAATAGTAGCAATTGTAGAAAAATGGAGATTCCTGTGCTCTCACAGGTGTTTAAATGCATCAGTAAGGAACTCTTAGTGAGGGCAGCTTTGTAGCAATGATTCCATCCTTTGTCTTGTGTCTTTCATACAAAGATATCCtctcaggcaaaaaaaaaaaagttataaagtTTTAGTTATAAGGTGGTTATAAAGGTGCTTTTTGTCAGCAGCTCATGACCAAAGAATTGAAGCTTCTGCTGGCACAGGGAGGCAGATCAAGACAGTGAGGCTAGAAATGCTCCACAGAGGAAAAGGGGTTATTGGGGAATAAGGTACCTGGCAACGCTGTGAGTCAAGCTATTGTCCACAAGCGGCGTGTTCAGGAGCAAGAAGTGTTTCACAGAGTCATAAGTGGTCAGATCTGTAAAGAAgataatgagaaaaaacaacatTGTCCGAAGTAAATGGTGGCAGTGCTGTTCATCACTGAGTGAGGATGGAGGCTTAGCAAGATCCAAATTTCCAGTGCAGCCCCTCCCATTGGCACAGCTGGCACTCTGCCCCCATTTTCTGATGATGGTTGTGACACCTAAGTCCTGGCTTTAGACATGTGAGTACATGCTCCTTTCTACTACCTTCTTTTCTGATTTACCCCACAAGTGGTAAAATGGATCCTAAATGGAATTTGCTGCAAAAAAACTAATTAACCCAACCCAGAAACGTCACAATAAGGATGGCTCTACCTCTCCCACTGCTGTGCAAGTGTTATAAGAAATGTTAGACACAAAGAGTAGATGATGTCATGGAAGTGATATCATGTTCTTCTGAAAGCAGGCTTGAGATATGGCACCTGGGCATCTGAATGAAAGACTGATCTTACAGTTACCAGCAGATGTGGGTAACATTTCCAGAGTCCTGACCTTAAAACTGAAGAGCCCAACCTACTGACCAGGATGAtgctcccagcacagcccaaACATATCTAGTAGAGATATGTAAAAGAGTTTGCTTGTTCCTATTTGCATGtttagtgataggatgagaggagacggcctcaagttgtgccaggggacatttagattgggtattaggaaaattACTCCACCAAaaaggttatcaagcactggaagcagctgcccagggaagtggtggagtctccatccctggaggtgttcaaataACGTGTAGActtggcactttgggacacggtttagtaggcacggtggtggtgggctgagggttggactggatggtcttagaggtcttttccaaccttaatgattcaatgattttgTGCTTGCATGCTGAGACTGCACATTAACATTGTGTATGGAGTAACTTACCTTGGCTAGCAGTCATTCTAAAGCCCTCTGCATCTAGATGGAATCTGGCTTCCTTTGTGTTCTGCTGCACTTACCCTGCTTGGGCACCAGGGAGCTGGGTTGTGGCTGGCGAGGTCCCTGCCCTGGTGGCTATGGGATCCTCTCAGCTCCCAGCTCACCATCCCTCAGGCTCAGGCACAAATTTTTAAGCAAGTTGACTGCCATAGGAACAAAACACTCACGGCAGAAATGACCTGCAGTGCACTTCAAACAGGTCGCCAGTGTAGATAACCAAGAGACAAAGACCAGGGAAGTAGATGACATCTCCTTTCTCAAAGCTTAGATGTAGCCTTAAGCGCTGCAGACCAAGTTATGAAACTTACCTCCCATGTTCACCAGGGCAGCTCGCTGGACATTGGGCACCCATCCAGCCCAAAGCCCCCGTATCCCTCCTTCGGACAGGATCTTCACAAACGCATGGTGCACTCCTCGAAACCTGAAATCAATACGCAACCAATAAGTAGAGAGCTCAGCTATGGAGAAACCTTTGCATATTCCAGCACTTTGCTGTGCCAGGTCCTCATGCAGGAAAGGCAAGCTGGCCCTggccctctggatccattttTATGATCCATTTTTGGATCCATCTTTGACTTTCATGCAGCAATATTTTGCCAAACATACTGATTtccctgctgagcagcagcctGGTCACTAACGACAGTGAGGTTGCAGTACTAAGTGTACAAGACACCAAAGGATGCCAGCAGTTTGGGATGCAAAGCGCAATGTGTCCAGGCATCTGCAGGAGGGTCTTAAGCCCTGCTGTCTGCAGACAACCCTGCTCTTCCCTGTGCATCCTGCATGAGCCGTTTCCTCCATcctttcttccatcttctctccTTCAGAAAGCATCCTTCCCTCCTGCTGGCAGAGCACCAGCATGGACATGCTGCTCATGTAGGATAGGCAAGGGTTCATGGTCTCTGGGACTGATACATCAGAATAAGAAAGGCAAGTATAAAAGGAATAAGGAGGAAGTCTCAGATCCCCCACCCTTTCTACTGCCCAGAGCCACTGCAGGCCTCCCGGGCACTGCATTTCCCTCAAAAGGACTctgagcagctggagagaggcagtgacagaaaacagagagaacCACACCCTTGGCCAAAGAATAGTCATGAACAGGAAAAGAACGTGAGCTTTGAGGGGAACCAACCGTAACGGCTTTCCTTCcaacttcctttttccttccatctgCATCTGCACCTTCACCAGATCAGTCGGGCTGGCAAAAAACTGTCCAATGGCACCAGCAGACATGCCTCCGATGACAGCTTTCCTGCCAAACAGGGAACAGAAAGGTGCTTCACAATACACTGAAAATCTTCGCAAATCACCGTGCCAGAGAGAAGGAATTCAGCAGCACAACTCAAGTGAAACAaggcacaggctgagagaattggggttgttcagtctggagaagagaaggctccaaggagacttcacagcagcttccagtacctgaggggctacaagaaagctggggaggggctgttgacaaaggcctggagtgacaggaccaggggcaatgggtataaactggagaggggcagagttagactagacataaggaggagtttcttcacaataagagtggtgaggccctggcccaggttgcccagggaagctgtggctgccccatccctggaggtatttcaaAGGTAGGTAGATagagtgcttagggatatgatttagcagtggacaggtatggttggccttgatgacctcaaaggtcttttccaacctagggattctgtgattctatgattctgtggtttcttAGTCCTGTTCCCAGCTGAATGAAAAGATACTGCCCTGAAACTAAAATCAGAAAGTCTGTATCAGTGCTTAAACCCCTACTTTATGATTACCCTCCTTTGCGTAAACTCCTTTTGGTTGGTGAGCAATGAAGAAAAGACAGCTTGTAGGGCTGCAGGACTCCTGCAATAGggacaaaacccaaacagtCAAAGTGTAAATATGCAACCTTACCAGAAAGGAAAGCTTTCATCCTCAGACCTGCCAAGCACAGAGTCACGGAGATGTTCATACGCAACCATCCGAACGCCAGAGTACactgtgaaaaacaaaagcaagagatGACTCTTGAGTCTGCCAGTTCTGGAAGTCACGCTGTGGTAGAAAGGTCAAGAGACTGGTTGTAAAACCCGCTGGAGCTCGCCTGGGTCAGCTGGTGACTGCTTTCACATTCACGATCAAAATGGAGAAAGCTTGAGGGCTGCCTGGTAGCAATGTTAGAGCCAGAACCTTTTAGCATCAGAGTATCTTCTGACTGAGCATACATCTGCCAGGAGGCAGCGTGGCTTTGCCCTCACGCTAAGGAGATGTGACCACATTGCTTCCCTCTCAACTGCTGCCAAGCTCAAAGCCTCCCACAAGTGCTTTTGAGGTTTCTTGCTGTTACCATATTTCCAAATAAGTCAGAGAAATCTGTTACCTACAGCCAAACCGCTAATGCATTTCTCCATCTCAGTGCTTGCAACCTTATCTTttttctccatcccatccccacttccctcaaataaaatatatttattgttCTAAGGACTATTTAAGTGCCTGCTTGCGCTGAAGACCTTCCAGCAAAGAccacagggaaatattttttttccccaggagctAGAACAAGGCTTTGAGGGAAGGGgcgagagagagaagagaaaggattCAATCAGAATCCCATGTATTTTGAAGTGAGATTGCAGAGTAAGCTGATGGAATCCTCCTAGATATATTTAAAGTATAATGAGATATGGCAAGCTCGCTCCAAAGGGCTGTTGGTCACAGGAGGCAGGATCCAAACATGTCCCATCGTGAGCAGATAATCACCTATGTGGCGGTAGACGGCCGGCGTGGCTCCTTGCCAGAGCTTTAGCAAGCCCTCCTCTTGCACGATGCCAGCTGCGGTGCGCAACATGCCACGGTAAGGGACTGCCTGGCCGGCTGCAGCTCCATCGCGACGCACGGCAGCTTCACCTTGGACTTGCAGTCGAGTTTTTGTGAGATCCAGAGGAAACGTCACTGAAGAGAAAGAACGAGAAACAGGTGATTCATGGAGAACAGGACATTTACATCCAGATCTGTTAAAAGTAGCTCTGGGCACGAGTAACCAAAgtccattcctgtcaaacaccaagtcactgaatcatagaaaagtttgggttggaagagaccttaaagatcatctaattccaacccctctgccataggcagggacacctcccactggaccaggctgctcccagctccatccaacctggccctgaacacctccagggatgaggcagccacagcttccctgggcaacctgggccagggcctccccaacctcagcatgaaaaatttcttctcaatgtctaatctaactcttctcccttccaatttaaagctattatTTGCCTGTAAAATCTTGTAGACATTCCATAGCACAGGGTGAGAAATACTCCAGGTAAGCTACTGATCTCTAAGCAGTGCTCTGCAGCCCCCAGGGTGCTGCTTTCCTGCATTTCAGCAACCAGTTTTCTATACTCCACTTTTACAGACATCTCCACCATAACTAGAAATATAAGATTTGATTTTCCTTTGATGACCTGCATTACCTATGAAAAGCAAATTCCTGAAGAAGTCAGCCCCTCACTACTAACTTGGGCACTAACTGCCTCCTTACTCTTCTTCCAGAAACCAAGCAAGCAGAAGCTCAAGCAAGTGTAAagtttaaatcatagaatcataaggttggaaaagacatttgagatcatagagtccaatcatacctgtccactactaaaccagcatctctgagcatctcatctacccatcttttaaacccctccagggatggggaccccaccacccccctgggcagcctctgccaggaccTGAGATCCCTTTTGGTAAAGaactatttcctcttgtccaacctgaaccttccctggtgcagcttgaggccatcccctcttgtcctgtccctgtaaCTTGGttgaagagcccagctccctcctctctacaacctcttttcaggtagttgtagagagcaatgaggtctcccctcagcctcctcttctccaggctaaacacccccaggtccctcagtcgctccttgtaagacttgttctccaaaaTAGCCACAACTGCTCTGTTGTTCCTGAAGGCAAAGATTTCAATGCGAAAAACCCTTCCCTCCAGCCACAGTCCAGTGACATCAACACTTGGCAGGCTTAAATTATTGAAAAGTCACAGCGAGCGGAGCGGTATGAATAGatttgcagaagcagaaaagccaGAGCAAACACCAAGGAACGAGGTGCATAGGGACTGAAGTTCTCCCTGCCCCTCTTAAGTAAATTTTGTCCCCCATCCCTCTCAGAAAATCCCAGTGAGCTGTACCTAGTTCTGCCACAGCCGCTGCACAGGCTGACAGAGCGAATTTGCTGGCTCGGGGCCATCTCTCTGGAAGAGGTaagctcttctcttcttctgcaggTGACATCTAGCGTCTGACATGAATCGAGGGGAACCAGCACACGCAGACCCTAGCTCAGCTCTGGTCTGGGCCTTTTCAGAGACAAATTGCTGAAGATCATGTTTCTCCAGGATCTGCAGCAGCCCGAATGCCTCCTGCAAGGTCCTTGTGCAGTGACACAAGAGACTGGTGCTCAACAGGCTCCTGGGAAATGTAGTCTGGCACCAACCCTACCTCCTGCCAGGGAGCCTGCAGTGCACAATTTTGCCAGTTATCTACATTAAAATAACATACCATAAAtggcccagggaggtggttgagtcaccttccctggaggtgtttaaggcacgggtggacgaggtgctaagggacatggtttagtgtttgataggaatggttggactcgatgatccggtgggtctcttccaacctggttattctatgattctatgattctaaatgagACAAGAGATGACAAGAGCACGTGTGGAGTCTGTTTGCTTCATGGGGTGCTGTGACAGACACCAGCACCTCGGGAGCCTCACACTGTGCCCCCAGTTAAACGGCTGCACCTGAGATGGTTTAATGAAAGCTGAATTAGCAGCAGCAATGTGCTGAGCTGGAGAACCGTCTCCCTAGTGCTTGTAACAATTCCCATCCATAAGGGATTCAACACAAAGCAGTGCAGTTTGAGCAAGGGGAACACAAACCTGAAGATCAGAAGCCAATATCTGCCCAAATCCCCATATGGAAAAGTTTAAAGCTTTTCCTGGCTTAATGTTGGAGCTCTGTTAGTTGTCTGCCAGTCTTAATTTAACATGGGCATATTTAGGTTCCCatcatgaaaacaaagcataaGGCATGTGCTTTCAGGACCTTTACATTTATCATTAAGGCTCAGCTGAATCACTAAGTTATGCAACCATAGACTCATAggatggtttaggttggaaggtacctcaaAGCACAGCCAGTTCCACcttggccatgggcagggacacctcccactggaccaggggctccaagccccatccaacctggccttgaacccctccagggatggggcagccacagcttccctgggcaacctgggccagggtctcaccaccctcagtgtgaaaaatttcttcctaatgtcaaatctaaatcttcccccttccaatttaaagccattctccctcatcctgtcactccatgacCTTGtaaaaaagcccctccccatctttcctggagcctcttcaggtactggcagctgctctgaggtctccttgcagccttctcttctccagactgaacaaccccaactctctcagcctgtccttataacagaggtgctccagccctcagatcatcagTGTAACTTCtgctggacctgttccaacagttaaTCATTAGCCATTAATCACTAATCCTCAGGTTGAAGATCTGAGGATCTTTTAGGTCACAGGAACCTACTCCACAACACCCCACCCCTGTCCGACTGATTAACATGTTGGTGTACGGTCTTGGTCACACAAACAAAGGGAACATAGCAGGTGAAACAGGCAGCTGAAGTCAGATGAATTTATCTTATGGGTCACCAGCAATTGCTATTGAATTAGATCCTTCTTTAGATTAGAACTCATTAGAATTCATGCAGTGATAAAACAACCTACCAACAAAACCCCAATAACGTGGGCCTTTTGCAACCAGATGGAAACGCGCCTGGCTGCACTGAGGATGCTCCAGAGCCTTATTCTAGGTGGTCCTTCTGTTGGTGTTTTTGTGCCTGTCTCCTTTTGTTCCCTGGGCTTCAGTCAGCTTGTACCCTATAGATCAGCGGTTCATAGAGTAATTTAGGTTGGAGAGTACAATCCTCTGCTCCAGACTCATCAGATCACTCAGGGCCTTGTTTGGTCACCTGAAAAATCTCGGAGGATGGGAATTTCACAACCATGGGCTGCTCTGGTGCTTAATCACTTTGTaagcttattttctttatattcagTCAGAATTTCCCACGTTGCATCTTACGTCCTTTGCTTCTCATCCCTTAGATGTACACCTCTGGGGACAGTCTAGCCCCATCTTCTCTAAAACCACACTTCAGGGGTGGAGGACAACAAATAGATCCCTCcttaaaacaaaccccacagcaCTACAGCATTCTACAGTAAGAGCAGCTCTCCGTGGTTATTTTTAAGCCCAGGGGAAATAAGTTCTTTTTTGAACCAGCCTGATTGGCAGATGGTGGTGTGGAAGGATGTTCTCTTCCCACAGGATATTTGAAATGAGCCTGAGCTGGAGGCAAATGCTTGTGTGGTCAGCTCAGCGATTTGTGGAGCAGAGAAGGGTCACTGCTCACAGAGCTCCATCAAACAGCCAGAGTTTATTTATCACCAGATCCTGATGCAGACAGCTCCAGCAGAGAGGACCTTTCCTATTtagttatttcagttttcagtgagacagcattttctgctttctctccaaAACCAGGGGGATCAAAGGCTGGAAACTCAGCAGCAGGGTCTAGGAGGGCTGTGTGCTGCTGTGGAAAGACTCCCCAAGTCCACTCACCTGCTTCCACCGCATCGGTTTGGAAAGACAGTAACTATTATCTGCCCAGAGCTAGGATCTAGTCCAATGAAAGCGGGTTAGTGACTATCACACCATTGTGCTGGTTGTCTCCTCCCCACAAAAAGTGCCTTTCAGTAGCATCTTGGGTCCACCAAATCACACCCAAGAAGGAGAtgctaaacaaaacaaaacgtctgaaacaaagacaaaagccTTTAACAAATATCTACGCTGAGGGTTTGTCTTACCTGAATACAGagagggataatggttttaagctgaaaaattcTATGAAACCCACTTGCCCTCTCTGAAATCTTGCCTTCTGACACTGCAGTGATAGTAGAGGGGCCACCAGTGGGTTTTAAATTCTTAGTTCAATCTCCAAAGCCTTTCTCAGCTCCTCAGACACTGGACACGCTTGTAGCCTTTAAGGGGATGATCTCAGACAGGTGAGATACCTTTCACAAGTCTTACTGGTTCAGGTGATGCCTGCACAAGTTTATTGCTTTGCTAAAAGCTAAGTATCTGCAAATCACAGTCTCTCTGCTTTGTTATCCTGATATTGCcaaaaaaatagtgttttaaaCTAAAGAAAGTGAGTCCCTGCTTTGCCACAGCATCCCTAGCTGCTTGGGAAGCCCTCCAGGAGCTGGTGCGCAGTTCAAGGATTTGGCACGGGAGCGTCGATGTTTTGCAAGCGGTGGGGTTGGCCCTCGTCCCAGAGCGGAGGAGAACGGGCTTTGCCTTTTCCAAAACAGGGGCTTGTGCCCTGGGCTGCTTCGTACTTTGACATCTAGTCTCCGTGGCAGTGGCCAGCTGGCAAGACTGATAAAAGAGGCGCTGTTGATGGACTTGGCGATCCCTGCCAGCGCGGCTGTGCCGGGGCAGGCGGAGCGGCGAGCAGCGAAGAGGCAAAATGGCTCTTGCTTTCCTCTTGGCAGCAATCCTGGGACTTCTGATTGTCAAGGCTGTTTTGTTGCAGCGCAGAAACGCCAGCTCCCCTCCCTGCATCAGAAGCTGGATCCCTTGGTTCGGAGCCGCGTTTCAGTTTGGGAAAGCTCCTCTGGAGTTTATAGAGCAAGCTAGAAGCAAGGTAATGGCTGTGGTGGCGTGCCTGCTCGTGGGGTGTGTTCGGGGTGGCTGCTCGCAAGGGGAAAGGCAAGGAGAAACCTCAGCATTAAGTTCACTCCTTTCTTGTTGTGTTTTATAACGTCAGGAGCATTTAGCTGCCGAAGGATTGAACCAGTAACATTGATAAATCGTGGCTCCAAGCCAGGCACAATCTGTGCTGTGACCAACCTGCCTGGACCCAGCCAGGGTCGGCTGTTTTG
This genomic window contains:
- the SLC25A27 gene encoding mitochondrial uncoupling protein 4, which gives rise to MSPAEEEKSLPLPERWPRASKFALSACAAAVAELVTFPLDLTKTRLQVQGEAAVRRDGAAAGQAVPYRGMLRTAAGIVQEEGLLKLWQGATPAVYRHIVYSGVRMVAYEHLRDSVLGRSEDESFPFWKAVIGGMSAGAIGQFFASPTDLVKVQMQMEGKRKLEGKPLRFRGVHHAFVKILSEGGIRGLWAGWVPNVQRAALVNMGDLTTYDSVKHFLLLNTPLVDNSLTHSVASCCSGLVAAVLGTPADVVKTRIMNQPRDKQGRGLLYKSSMDCLIQTVQGEGFMSLYKGFIPTWMRMAPWSLVFWLTYEQIRRICGVSSF